The genomic stretch GACGAGACCAGACAAAATTAGCACCATTTTGAACTTATAGGAGCGTATGAGCCATGCGAGTCAATTCAACCTCTGTGCAGAGCACCGCTCTTCACGACTATCCAGCCTACATCATTTGAAGAACACCAAACCCAATTAGATAGGGATAACAAGAGCTATAGGATTTATCCTTTATCAGGTCATATGATGCACGTTTATCTATGACTGATTTGACACAATAGGTAGTCTTTTGCTAAGTCCGTTTTGAGCCTCCAACTGTTATCTTACAGCATGTGGTCCCTTGCCCAATCTGCACCCATCCAATTCTCCACTTGGGCAAATGACACTGAGTGGAACAAGGGCAACACAAGACAGAGCTAGATGGAACCGTTCAAATGGAATGGACTGAGTGgtaacccacaaacacacactctgttCTTACTTCTCACGCTCTCGcgaaaacacacatgcacacacacacgttttctccccctttctctggCATGCACGCAGACAAACGTTAACTCTGTTTCGACTTCTAACTTGTTAAGACTATTCACAAAAGCGCAAGACTACGTTGTCTAAAGCACCATACATACTTGTCCACATTTCATACAATTACTGAGGGTAAAAATAAGTGAATTGAACTTCAAAGCCTTGTCCAAGGTCTAATTTTTTTTCCATAAATTCAATTTAAATTGGTCGAAAATAAAtttggattaaattgttgttggCTGACTTCCAGACAGAAAGACGTATGTGGAGGTCCCAGTGAGAGAGAGGATCCTTCATGTTGACAGATGCTAGTCCGGTCCTGGGGAATATCCTGTATGTGTATGGGTGTGTATGGGTAGAATACTGTGTTCCAGGCAGCCCGCTGTAGTATTCACCAACCCTGTAGGAGAGAAAGATGATCACAAGTAAATCAATACGTTTCTCTATAGCATGTTCCTACCGGTATTGTCACATAATTATGTTAATGTTTTAATTCTGGACTTCATCCGTTCTCTCGCTACATAAAGTATTATGAACAAACCCACAGAACAGAACATTTCTTATAGACAAAGTAACCTCAATCTATCTATttaatttctatattatacaGTTCTGCTGTACCTTGGCTATATGTCCTCCTTGTCGGCTTGCTCCTTCTTCAGAGCGTCTGCCTCGTTGGTGGAGTCCTCTATGTGAACCAACATGTCTGCCATCAGAGCCTCCTCCAGCCTCCTCCTCACACTGTGGACCAGGTCCTCCTGCTTCCTACATACACCACATAGGAGAGAGGTTAGGGAGCAATGGATTGATGACAGTCCTTGGCAGGGTTAACTACAACAAGGCCCCACAGTAGCTGGGTGGTGTTGTGCCCGACCACAgggtttacagtgagggaaaaaagtatttgatcccctgctgatttttacgtttgcccactgacaaagaaatgatcagtctataattttaatggtacgtttatttgagagacagaataacaacaacaaaatccagaaaaacgcatgtcaaaaatgttatacattgatttgcattttaatgagggaaataagtatttgaccccctctcaatcagaaagatttctagctcccaggtgtcttttatacaggtaacgagctgagattaggagcacactcttaaagggagtgctcctaatctcagcttgttacctgtataaaagacacctgtccacagaagcaatcaatcaatcagattccaaactctccaccatggccaagaccaaagagctctccaaggatatcagggacaagattgtagacctacacaaggctggaatgggctacaagaccatcgacaagcagcttggtgagaaggtgacaacagttggtgcgattattcgcaaatggaagaaacacaaaacaactgtcaatctccctcggcctggggctccatgcaagatctcacctcgtggagttgcaatgatcatgagaacggtgaggaagcagcccagaactacgcgggagcatcttgtcaatgatctcaaggcagctgggaccatagtcaccaagaaaacaattggtaacacactacgccgtgaaggactgaaatcctgcagtgcccgcaacgtccccctgctcaagaaagcacatatacaggcctgtctgaagtttaccaatgaacatctgaatgattcagaggagaactgggtgaaagtgttgtggtcagatgagaccaaaatggagctctttggcatcaactcaactcgccgtgtttggaggaggaggaatgctgcctatgaccccaagaacaccatccccaccgtcaaacatggaggtggaaacattatgctttgggggtgtttttctgctaaggggacaggacaacttcacagcaacaaagggacaatggacggggccatgtaccgtcaaatcttgggtgagaacctccttccctcagccagggcattgaaaatgggtcgtgcgtgggtattccagcatgacaacgacccaaaacacacggccaaggcaacaaaggagtggctcaagacgaagcacattaaggtcctggagtggcctagccagtctccagaccttaatcccatagaaaatctgtggagggagctgaaggttcgagttgccaaacgtcaggctcgaaaccttaatgacttggagaagatctgcaaagaggagtgggacaaaatccctcctgagatgtgtgcaaacctggtggccaactacaagaaacgtctgacctctgtgattgccaacaagggttttgccaccaagtactaagtcatgttttgcagaggggtcaaatacttatttccctcattaaaatgcaaatcaatttataacatttttgacatgcgtttttctggatttttttgttgttattctgtctctcactgttcaaataaacctaccattaaaattatagactgatcatgtctttgtcagtgggcaaacgtaccaaatcagcaggggattaaatacttttttccctcactgtatgtgtgtgtttgtataggtgtgtgtgtactCTACCTGATGTCGTCATCGGTCACCATGAAGGCCTTGCAGAGCGGCTGGGCCGTGTTGAGCCATACCCCAGGGTTCTTCTCCACGGCTGCGGTCAGCTGACCAGTGACGGGGGTGGGGCTGGTGTGCAGGGCACTGGCGATTGCAGAGAGCAAGGTCTTGTCTGAACACACAGGCCCAACACCTGGAGGGACATACACAGGGtcagataaacacacacaaaatCGTTAAATCACAAAACATTGGGTTTTATGTGTATATATTGAGACTCAAGTATTCGCTGCCGTGTGTACTCACCCTGTAGGCCCCTGGGAAGGTCCATGGTCTTCACCAGCTCTTCTGCGATGTCAAACGCACTAAGACCACTCAGCTTCCTCTCCCAAAACAGCTGAGGACCAACAGACAGTatgtaaacaacaacaactagACATTTGACTCTGAGCGCATCACATAATGTGATTCATAATTCACATTTTTAATCGCTGCCACTCAGAACATCTCAAAATGTTTAGCCACATTACAGGAAGGATTTAACAAGCTTTGATTAAGCTTGAGTAAGCTTGTTAAATTGAGCTACTCATCCCAATTTGCAATAATAAGCTTTCAAGGGCTAGGCCAGAGTAGATGACTTCATCTACCAACCATATGGCAGCAACGGAAGCAATAACATTACAGTATCATTACATCACAACCAATAAGAGCCGAGCATCACTGGACTCACCTGTCTTGGTTGGTCGACAGCCTTGTGGGGGTCGGTCTTCACTTTGTTGCTAGGGTGATTGGTTACCTTGGTGACGGGCTGTTTAAAGATAGACGCTGTCTGTCGGACTGGTAGGGTCGTGTTCAGGTCCGGCTTAACCTTCAAAACAGACAGAAACAGGTCAGGGATCATTGCTCAAAGGTCAAACAGATTACACATGATCCTGGTCTACGAAACCCTCTCTCACCTTGATCTGATGGTTGTTGTCATAGCGATGCTTGTGTCGGTTCCTGTGCAGCTTATTCATGAGCATCCTTCCTGCACGGGGGTCAATGGCGTGCACGTCCATGGTGTTGCCCAGGTAATGAGCTAACTGGGGCTTGCACAGGAATCTCTTTCCAGGGTCGCTAATGGGGCAGTAAGACAGGACATCAGAAAAAAAACATACGCATTGAATTGAAGCTATAACCCGAGGGCGACTTATCAGCAACCTGCAGTTACAACCTTTTAATGAGGTCCCTGCTGTCACTGAGGACAAAACAATATAATACAACTGTTTTATTTGGATTAAAAGGTAATGAACAGTCAAAATGATGTTTACATGAAATTTGATATTTTAAGGAAgccagatcaaagtatgatgaccaaagtatgaaaaatgacttgTTTCTTCATTGATAAA from Coregonus clupeaformis isolate EN_2021a chromosome 21, ASM2061545v1, whole genome shotgun sequence encodes the following:
- the LOC121535514 gene encoding methyl-CpG-binding domain protein 3-like isoform X2; this translates as MDVHAIDPRAGRMLMNKLHRNRHKHRYDNNHQIKVKPDLNTTLPVRQTASIFKQPVTKVTNHPSNKVKTDPHKAVDQPRQLFWERKLSGLSAFDIAEELVKTMDLPRGLQGVGPVCSDKTLLSAIASALHTSPTPVTGQLTAAVEKNPGVWLNTAQPLCKAFMVTDDDIRKQEDLVHSVRRRLEEALMADMLVHIEDSTNEADALKKEQADKEDI
- the LOC121535514 gene encoding methyl-CpG-binding domain protein 3-like isoform X1 — its product is MERKSDPGKRFLCKPQLAHYLGNTMDVHAIDPRAGRMLMNKLHRNRHKHRYDNNHQIKVKPDLNTTLPVRQTASIFKQPVTKVTNHPSNKVKTDPHKAVDQPRQLFWERKLSGLSAFDIAEELVKTMDLPRGLQGVGPVCSDKTLLSAIASALHTSPTPVTGQLTAAVEKNPGVWLNTAQPLCKAFMVTDDDIRKQEDLVHSVRRRLEEALMADMLVHIEDSTNEADALKKEQADKEDI